In one bacterium genomic region, the following are encoded:
- a CDS encoding ABC transporter ATP-binding protein: MGYIKADNLVKHYGTGDALVQAVRGISFEIEESEFVAVMGESGSGKSTLLAMMGALNTPTSGLFTVDDIDIYNLSRDQRADFRREYLGFVFQSFNLIPYLTLAENVMLPLVTIKAPKKEKRRMAEEALARVGLKGKEYRLPSQVSGGEAERVAVARAIVNEPPILLADEPTGNLDSRTSGDIMGLLNKLNAEGMTIIMVTHSMESARNARRILMIADGHLVEEERIISETVTVKSAAAQATA; this comes from the coding sequence ATGGGTTACATAAAAGCAGACAACCTTGTGAAGCACTACGGCACCGGCGACGCCCTCGTTCAGGCGGTCCGGGGCATCAGTTTCGAGATAGAGGAAAGCGAGTTCGTTGCCGTCATGGGCGAATCAGGATCCGGGAAATCAACCCTCCTGGCCATGATGGGCGCCCTCAACACGCCCACCAGCGGCCTTTTCACCGTTGACGACATCGACATCTACAACCTGTCGAGGGACCAGCGAGCAGATTTCAGGCGAGAATACCTCGGGTTCGTATTCCAGAGTTTCAACCTCATACCGTACCTGACACTGGCCGAGAACGTCATGCTGCCCCTCGTCACCATCAAGGCCCCCAAAAAGGAGAAGAGACGGATGGCCGAAGAGGCCCTGGCCCGCGTGGGCCTGAAAGGCAAGGAGTACCGTCTTCCCAGCCAGGTTTCCGGCGGGGAGGCCGAGCGCGTCGCCGTGGCGAGAGCCATCGTCAACGAGCCTCCCATACTCCTCGCCGACGAACCCACCGGCAACCTGGATTCCAGGACCAGCGGCGACATCATGGGGCTATTGAACAAACTGAACGCCGAGGGCATGACCATCATCATGGTCACCCACAGCATGGAAAGCGCACGCAACGCGCGCCGGATCCTCATGATCGCCGACGGACACCTGGTGGAAGAGGAAAGGATCATCAGTGAAACGGTAACGGTGAAGTCGGCTGCGGCTCAGGCCACAGCTTGA
- a CDS encoding DEAD/DEAH box helicase — protein MTDHDQQAKEPVSHAPTHSRTHALSFSSLDLPAPVMAGIRDAGFESMTPVQEEAMPIALTGVDVCAQAQTGTGKTATFLITLFTRILADPPEKERKKPLALVLSPTRELALQIHREGELLGKHTGIRLAAIYGGEGFNRQESQLTAGTDIVIGTPGRLLDFMRRGILDIGQIRFLVIDEADRMLDLGFWDELRNIFRRLPPARDRQSLLFSATLDRRTRSIARDFMNRPRDVEITPEKLAAEGITQAVYHVDRDMKFPLLLGILGKEDVPKGLIFTNMKITASWLVRKLKDHGYEDVGLLTGDLRQSARNRVLERFKLGKLPLLIASDVASRGLHIDDVTHIINYDVPQDPEDYVHRIGRTARAGKLGRAYTLACDQYVYTLPAIEELLADRIPSRIPFDEDFGQDKTPEFTVRKMMALEREETRKKQAKHGRTAPGTGGRGSRSLRPPRRGTSGSPARSGSRPKR, from the coding sequence GTGACAGACCACGACCAACAAGCAAAAGAACCCGTCTCCCACGCACCCACGCACTCACGCACCCACGCACTGTCCTTTTCATCCCTCGACCTGCCTGCACCGGTCATGGCGGGCATCAGGGACGCCGGTTTTGAATCCATGACCCCGGTCCAGGAAGAAGCCATGCCGATTGCCCTCACCGGAGTCGACGTGTGCGCCCAGGCCCAGACCGGTACGGGCAAGACCGCGACCTTCCTCATTACCCTTTTTACGCGGATCCTCGCCGATCCACCCGAAAAAGAACGGAAAAAGCCTCTTGCTCTTGTCCTCTCCCCAACCCGCGAACTGGCTCTCCAGATCCACCGGGAGGGTGAACTGCTGGGTAAGCATACGGGCATCCGGTTGGCGGCCATTTACGGCGGGGAAGGGTTCAACCGCCAGGAGAGCCAGCTTACGGCCGGGACCGATATCGTCATCGGGACGCCGGGCCGACTTCTGGATTTCATGCGGCGCGGGATCCTGGACATTGGCCAGATCCGTTTCCTGGTCATCGACGAGGCGGACAGGATGCTGGACCTGGGGTTCTGGGACGAACTGAGGAACATTTTCCGACGTCTGCCCCCTGCCAGGGACCGGCAGTCCCTCCTCTTTTCAGCCACCCTGGACCGCCGGACCCGTTCCATCGCCAGAGATTTCATGAACCGGCCCAGGGATGTGGAAATTACACCGGAGAAACTGGCGGCCGAGGGGATCACCCAGGCCGTCTACCATGTGGACCGGGACATGAAGTTCCCGCTCCTGCTGGGGATCCTCGGGAAAGAGGATGTCCCCAAGGGTCTTATCTTCACCAACATGAAGATCACCGCAAGCTGGCTTGTCCGTAAGCTCAAGGACCACGGTTATGAGGATGTGGGACTCCTCACCGGAGACCTGAGACAATCGGCCCGGAACCGGGTCCTGGAACGTTTCAAACTGGGCAAACTGCCTCTCCTCATCGCCTCGGACGTGGCGTCCAGGGGCCTGCACATCGACGACGTCACACACATCATCAACTACGATGTGCCCCAGGACCCCGAAGATTATGTCCACCGTATCGGGCGAACCGCCAGGGCCGGGAAGCTCGGCCGCGCATATACACTGGCCTGCGACCAGTACGTTTACACCCTGCCGGCCATTGAGGAGCTTCTGGCCGACCGCATCCCCTCCAGGATCCCTTTCGACGAGGATTTCGGCCAGGACAAGACCCCCGAGTTCACCGTGCGAAAGATGATGGCCCTCGAGAGGGAGGAAACGCGGAAAAAGCAGGCAAAGCACGGACGTACCGCGCCCGGTACCGGCGGCCGGGGTTCCCGCTCCTTGCGACCGCCACGGCGAGGCACGAGCGGATCACCTGCGCGATCCGGATCACGGCCGAAGAGGTAA
- a CDS encoding ABC transporter permease, with protein sequence MNLTDIALLNLRRRKAKAAFLLAGLLIGVITVVALMSLVDAMRTDITDKLDKFGANILIVPKTENLSLTYGGLALGGVSFEMEEIHMSQLEKIRTITNAANVAAVGPVALGVVEVSGKKVLLSGVDFEATAILKPWWNIQGDLPAGDQVLLGSEAAKSLGLNIGDTFNANGRELTVIGALDGTGSQDDQIIFTPLATAQLMLGMEDRVSMAEVAALCKDCPIEEMVRQISEVVPGGKVMGVQSVVKGRMETLAQFRKLTLGVSSVVILVGSLVVLVTMMGSVRERTREIGIFRAIGYRRSHIIRIVLLEAALVSALAGILGYFGGLGTTIAALPFFTESVDIAVPFDPIMAGGAVVMSILLGLIASTYPALLAAKLDPNDALRAL encoded by the coding sequence ATGAATCTGACAGATATAGCGCTTCTTAACCTGAGGCGCAGGAAGGCCAAGGCGGCCTTCCTGCTGGCCGGCCTGCTCATCGGGGTCATCACCGTTGTGGCCCTCATGAGCCTGGTCGACGCCATGCGCACGGACATCACCGACAAGCTGGACAAGTTCGGCGCCAACATCCTCATCGTCCCGAAAACGGAGAACCTGTCCCTCACCTACGGCGGACTCGCCCTGGGAGGCGTCTCCTTCGAGATGGAAGAGATCCACATGAGCCAGCTCGAAAAGATCCGCACCATCACAAACGCCGCCAACGTCGCCGCCGTGGGCCCCGTGGCCCTGGGGGTGGTGGAGGTGAGCGGTAAAAAAGTCCTGCTTTCAGGGGTCGATTTCGAAGCAACCGCCATCCTCAAACCCTGGTGGAACATCCAGGGCGACCTGCCGGCAGGCGACCAGGTCCTCCTCGGCAGCGAAGCGGCAAAGAGCCTGGGGCTCAACATCGGAGACACCTTTAACGCAAACGGCCGGGAGCTCACCGTGATCGGCGCCTTAGACGGCACCGGCTCACAGGACGATCAGATCATCTTCACCCCCCTGGCCACGGCCCAGTTAATGCTGGGCATGGAAGACCGCGTTTCCATGGCTGAAGTGGCGGCTCTTTGCAAGGACTGTCCCATCGAGGAAATGGTGCGTCAGATCTCGGAGGTGGTTCCTGGCGGAAAGGTCATGGGCGTCCAGTCCGTGGTGAAAGGCCGCATGGAAACGCTGGCCCAGTTCAGGAAGCTGACCCTCGGCGTATCTTCCGTGGTGATCCTGGTGGGGAGCCTGGTGGTGCTCGTCACCATGATGGGCAGCGTCCGCGAGAGGACCCGCGAGATCGGCATCTTCAGGGCCATCGGCTACCGGCGCAGCCACATCATCCGCATCGTGCTGCTGGAAGCCGCCCTCGTGTCGGCCCTGGCCGGCATCCTCGGGTACTTTGGAGGCCTTGGGACCACCATCGCCGCCCTGCCCTTCTTCACCGAGAGCGTGGACATCGCAGTTCCCTTCGACCCCATCATGGCCGGCGGCGCCGTGGTCATGTCGATCCTGCTCGGCCTCATCGCCAGCACCTACCCGGCTCTGCTCGCGGCCAAACTGGACCCCAACGACGCGCTCAGGGCGCTGTAA
- a CDS encoding DUF2318 domain-containing protein, translating into MSKKTSKDKKAAVLQSRKSKAPMFITLIVAAALAGGGMFLLGGKKEAGPVAATAAVKSTGASEFSYPVSDFNDGKARYYSFKSPKGLDIRYFIMKSSDGVIRAAFDACDTCWAAGKGYRQEGDVMVCNNCGLRFPSVKINEVKGGCNPSPLTRTVAGGNVIIKVRDIIEQGSFYFNFNRS; encoded by the coding sequence ATGTCCAAGAAAACCTCAAAAGACAAGAAAGCCGCCGTCCTGCAGAGCAGGAAGAGCAAGGCTCCCATGTTCATCACCCTCATCGTCGCGGCCGCCCTGGCCGGCGGCGGCATGTTCCTCCTCGGCGGGAAGAAAGAAGCCGGCCCAGTGGCCGCTACCGCCGCGGTGAAAAGCACCGGCGCTTCTGAATTTTCCTACCCCGTGAGCGATTTCAATGACGGCAAGGCCAGGTACTACTCCTTCAAGTCCCCCAAGGGCCTGGATATCCGGTACTTCATCATGAAGAGCTCCGACGGCGTCATCAGGGCCGCCTTCGACGCCTGTGACACCTGCTGGGCAGCGGGTAAAGGGTACCGCCAGGAAGGCGACGTCATGGTGTGCAACAACTGCGGCCTCAGGTTCCCTTCCGTGAAGATCAACGAGGTCAAGGGCGGATGCAACCCGTCACCTCTGACCCGCACCGTCGCCGGCGGCAACGTGATCATCAAGGTCAGGGACATCATCGAGCAGGGGTCCTTCTACTTCAACTTCAACAGGAGCTGA